A single window of Paenibacillus sp. FSL H8-0537 DNA harbors:
- a CDS encoding MerR family transcriptional regulator → MLSKFGCCPAHTIRYYEKEGLLPYIKRDKHGNRLFEQEHLDWIRLMTCFRATGMKLSLLKQMVNLALDGDSTIPQRKAVDVELTAQYLLRIEDVSPKHVVHGTRYMQEQMTLLDG, encoded by the coding sequence ATACTCTCGAAATTTGGGTGTTGCCCGGCACATACCATTCGTTATTATGAGAAGGAAGGATTACTCCCTTACATTAAGCGAGACAAGCATGGGAATCGTCTGTTTGAGCAAGAGCATTTAGATTGGATAAGGCTGATGACATGTTTTCGAGCAACTGGAATGAAGCTATCTTTGCTAAAGCAAATGGTCAATCTTGCATTAGATGGGGATTCCACCATTCCGCAAAGAAAAGCTGTGGATGTTGAGCTAACGGCTCAGTACCTGCTTCGTATTGAAGATGTTAGCCCTAAACATGTCGTTCACGGTACCCGCTATATGCAAGAACAGATGACCCTGCTTGATGGGTAA